Proteins encoded together in one Papaver somniferum cultivar HN1 unplaced genomic scaffold, ASM357369v1 unplaced-scaffold_21, whole genome shotgun sequence window:
- the LOC113339923 gene encoding subtilisin-like protease SBT1.4: MSINITPSITIFFTILLSLLLSSSFSSSSYNDEQPDIYIVQVSKLDKPSIFSSHLDWYTSALESLPAHLSLSSHPREVIVYTYNHAIHGFSARLTPSQASYIRSFPGIRSVLPQQIRQIQTTRTPSFLGLNPNSGLWPVSGYGSEIIIGVLDSGIWPESKSFNESGLTNPLLTKWRGVCQTTSDFPATSCNKKIVGARFFNRGSVLSSKDLQSPRDTEGHGTHTASTAAGSLVQNVGFYNYAVGDVRGMATNARIASYKVCWSTGCADADVVAGIDQAVADGVDVISMSLGGSEGAYYLDTVTIAAFGAVEKGVLVSAAAMNERPNPSTANNLAPWFLTVGASTIDRQFPCDVILGDGRTFSGVSLYSGQSLGNVKIALVYAGDIGGEVCEAGKLNPTLATGKIVLCAGGDIVAQGNAVRIAGGVGLISADGPQRGVSGEGLMAHSPTIPGAKVIFPNALAIVDYIRSQPNPVASLVFRGTVLGSPPSAPKVAAFSGRGPNHLTPEILKPDVIAPGVNVLAAWTGAAGPSDLDFDTRRVAFNIMSGTSVACPHVSGLAAMIRKVHPNWTPGAVKSALMTTAYNVDNGGKPITDMADGGISNPFQHGAGHVDPNKATNPGLVYDIQPSNYDAFLCSLGYSQTQISLFVKNRIVDCALNKLAAGPGDLNLPSFSVVFKTSLDSVVKYKRVVTNVGSQAVASYSVKVTSPPSVQISVSPSVLQFTSTNQKLSYEVTFTSLIKNDPTNAKSEFGAIEWNNGVYIVRSPVALVWKASTTILISSF, encoded by the coding sequence ATGTCGATCAATATCACTCCATCTATCACCATTTTCTTTACCATTTTATTGTCTCTTctactttcttcctccttttcatcatcatcatacaaTGATGAACAACCAGATATCTACATTGTACAAGTCTCCAAACTAGACAAACCATCCATATTTTCATCCCACCTTGATTGGTATACTTCAGCACTTGAATCTCTTCCTGCTCATCTTTCTCTGTCGTCTCATCCTCGAGAGGTTATCGTCTATACATACAACCATGCTATTCATGGTTTCTCTGCTAGACTCACACCTTCACAAGCCTCATATATCCGCAGTTTCCCCGGAATACGTTCAGTACTCCCTCAACAAATTCGCCAAATCCAGACGACACGTACTCCTAGTTTTCTCGGTCTGAATCCAAACTCTGGTCTATGGCCCGTGTCAGGATACGGCAGTGAGATCATTATTGGAGTTCTTGATAGCGGAATCTGGCCAGAAagcaagagtttcaatgagtcggGTTTAACAAATCCTCTACTGACGAAATGGAGAGGTGTCTGTCAGACTACATCTGATTTTCCCGCGACTTCTTGCAACAAAAAGATAGTCGGTGCTCGATTTTTCAACAGAGGAAGTGTATTAAGCAGTAAAGACTTGCAATCACCAAGAGATACAGAGGGACATGGTACGCATACAGCATCTACGGCAGCTGGATCTCTTGTTCAGAACGTTGGATTCTATAATTATGCTGTTGGAGACGTCAGAGGAATGGCTACTAACGCCAGAATTGCTAGTTACAAGGTGTGCTGGAGTACAGGATGTGCTGACGCAGATGTTGTTGCTGGAATTGATCAAGCCGTAGCCGATGGAGTTGATGTGATTTCAATGTCTCTTGGCGGATCAGAAGGTGCGTATTATCTGGATACGGTTACCATTGCAGCGTTTGGTGCTGTAGAGAAAGGAGTACTAGTTTCTGCCGCTGCAATGAATGAACGTCCCAATCCTTCCACAGCCAATAATCTCGCACCTTGGTTTCTAACTGTTGGAGCTTCTACAATCGACAGGCAATTTCCCTGTGATGTGATTTTAGGAGACGGCAGGACCTTCAGTGGTGTTTCATTGTATTCCGGCCAGTCTCTTGGAAACGTAAAAATAGCTCTAGTCTATGCTGGTGATATCGGTGGCGAAGTTTGCGAAGCAGGAAAGCTTAATCCAACCCTAGCTACAGGAAAGATTGTTCTTTGTGCTGGTGGAGATATCGTAGCCCAGGGAAATGCAGTCAGAATAGCTGGTGGTGTTGGATTGATTTCAGCAGATGGACCGCAGAGAGGAGTGTCAGGAGAAGGATTGATGGCTCATTCACCTACCATTCCAGGAGCTAAGGTGATCTTCCCCAACGCGCTTGCAATTGTAGACTATATCAGATCTCAACCAAACCCAGTAGCGTCACTCGTGTTCAGAGGAACTGTGCTGGGATCGCCACCTTCAGCTCCTAAAGTTGCTGCGTTTTCAGGTCGTGGCCCAAACCATTTAACACCAGAAATTCTCAAACCAGACGTTATCGCACCAGGTGTTAATGTCTTGGCTGCTTGGACCGGAGCTGCTGGTCCATCAGATTTAGATTTCGATACTAGACGAGTCGCATTCAATATAATGTCTGGTACTTCCGTTGCGTGCCCTCACGTGAGCGGATTAGCTGCAATGATTCGGAAGGTTCATCCTAACTGGACTCCAGGTGCAGTCAAGTCTGCTCTTATGACTACAGCTTATAATGTAGACAATGGAGGTAAGCCAATTACTGATATGGCTGATGGTGGCATTTCAAATCCTTTCCAGCATGGTGCTGGCCATGTTGACCCCAACAAAGCCACAAACCCGGGCTTGGTATACGACATCCAGCCAAGTAATTACGATGCGTTCCTCTGCTCCCTTGGGTACAGTCAGACACAAATATCTCTTTTTGTCAAGAACAGGATTGTGGATTGCGCGTTAAACAAATTGGCTGCAGGTCCGGGAGATCTGAATCTCCCATCATTCTCCGTTGTTTTCAAAACATCCTTAGACTCAGTTGTCAAGTACAAGAGAGTAGTCACTAATGTTGGAAGCCAGGCAGTTGCAAGTTACAGTGTGAAGGTTACCAGTCCACCTTCTGTTCAAATCAGTGTCTCGCCAAGCGTACTTCAATTCACCTCGACAAACCAAAAGTTGTCTTATGAAGTCACATTCACAAGCTTGATTAAAAATGATCCTACTAATGCTAAAAGTGAGTTTGGGGCGATCGAATGGAATAATGGTGTTTACATTGTGCGCAGCCCTGTTGCTTTAGTCTGGAAAGCTTCTACTaccattttgatttcttcattttgA
- the LOC113339498 gene encoding histone H3-like centromeric protein HTR12: MNLQSKLYVYATSSPILLMVRLRPGARALREIRKYQGSTDLLLPAAPFIRVKLITEKCSKEVTRWQAEALIALQEATEAFLVNLFEVFQLCAIHAKRVTIMRKDWELARRLGGRGHYGSQPWWES; encoded by the exons atgaatcttcaatCCAAGTTATACGTTTACGCTACTTCTTCTCCTATACTCCTCATGGTTAGGCTTAGGCCGGGAGCAAGAGCACTTAGAGAGATACGTAAATATCAGGGGAGCACTGATCTGTTATTACCTGCTGCCCCTTTTATTAGAGTT AAATTAATTACCGAGAAATGTAGTAAAGAAGTTACACGTTGGCAAGCGGAAGCTTTAATAGCACTTCAGGAG GCAACGGAAGCTTTTCTGGTTAACCTGTTTGAAGTTTTTCAGCTATGCGCTATCCATGCAAAGCGTGTGACCATCA TGCGAAAAGATTGGGAGCTAGCTAGAAGGCTTGGTGGGAGAGGTCACTATGGCTCTCAGCCATGGTGGGAGAGCTAA
- the LOC113339312 gene encoding chitinase domain-containing protein 1-like has product MAKKKTKPVPTDSDPPEKEDCCDACCSGTTTATTIIILLTVLIPFISLVVYQFKQRIPIKPIDLSVYERGLVRISTNYNEIITENSRVSENTLGRRRYSFPTLGYITPWNAKGYELAKRFNSKFTHLSPVWYDLKSEGSRLILQGRHNADVGWIKDLRKSGDALVLPRIVLEAFPNELLKKKKRREEAINLILEECKEMEYDGIVLESWSRWAAYGILQDPEMRSKALQFVKELGKALHSVTSKRNDESRLQLVYVIGPPSSINLQEHDFGPEDLKSLSNAVDGFSLMTYDFSGPQKPGPSAPLKWITSVLQVLLSGSGGNSKDLAHKIFLGINFYGNDFAVSEGGGGAIVGKEYLSLLEKYKPALQWDEKSEEHMFLYTDNIGIKHTVFYPSLMSVSKRLEEARQWGAGISIWEIGQGLDYFFDLL; this is encoded by the exons ATGGCGAAAAAGAAAACGAAGCCAGTCCCAACCGATTCAGATCCTCCTGAAAAAGAAGACTGTTGCGATGCTTGCTGCTCcggcaccaccaccgccaccaccatcatcatcctCCTCACAGTGTTAATCCCATTCATTTCCTTAGTCGTCTACCAATTCAAACAACGCATTCCAATCAAACCAATCGATCTCTCCGTATACGAACGTGGTCTTGTTAGAATTAGCACTAATTACAACGAAATCATCACT gaaaattctagggtttctgagaatacaTTGGGGCGGAGGCGTTATTCGTTTCCTACGTTGGGTTATATAACACCTTGGAATGCAAAAGGTTATGAGTTGGCTAAGAGGTTTAACTCTAAGTTTACACATTTATCACCTGTTTGGTATGACTTGAAGAG tGAAGGTAGTCGGTTAATCTTGCAGGGGAGACATAATGCTGATGTTGGGTGGATTAAGGATCTTAGAAAGAGTGGAGATGCACTG GTATTACCTAGAATTGTTCTAGAAGCGTTTCCTAATGAATTGCTTAAAAAGAAGAAACGGAGGGAGGAAGCAATAAATCTTATTTTGGAAGAGTGCAA GGAGATGGAATATGATGGTATAGTGCTAGAATCTTGGTCAAGGTGGGCAGCATATGGCATTTTGCAGGATCCAGAAATGCGAAGTAAG GCACTGCAGTTTGTCAAAGAACTAGGCAAAGCACTGCACTCAGTGACTTCAAAGAGGAACGATGAGAGTCGTCTACAATTAGTTTACGTAATTGGTCCACCTAGCTCGATAAACCTACAAGAACATGATTTTGGGCCTGAAGATCTTAAGAGCTTGAGCAATGCTGTTGATGGTTTTTCACTGATGACATACGACTTCTCAGGTCCTCAAAAGCCTGGTCCCAGTGCACCTTTGAAGTGGATTACGTCAGTACTTCAAGTGCTTCTTAGTGGTAGCGGTGGCAATTCAAAGGACTTGGCCCACAAGATATTCCTTGGAATCAATTTTTACGGGAATGATTTTGCTGTCTCAGAAG GGGGAGGTGGAGCTATTGTTGGAAAGGAATACTTGTCTTTGCTGGAGAAGTACAAACCTGCTCTACAGTGGGATGAGAAGAGCGAGGAACACATGTTTTTGTACACTGATAACATAGGAATCAAACACACTGTTTTCTACCCATCGTTAATGTCAGTCTCAAAGCGATTAGAGGAAGCTCGTCAATGGGGTGCCGGTATTTCAATTTGGGAGATAGGTCaaggtttggattatttctttGACCTTCTTTAG